A region of Bicyclus anynana chromosome 17, ilBicAnyn1.1, whole genome shotgun sequence DNA encodes the following proteins:
- the LOC112044685 gene encoding arrestin domain-containing protein 2 isoform X1: MVWDTCSIVLHGGSNGSYFTNEIVTGSVVLELKRERKLEQMFLNISGKAKAMWTRPLATAPYVQFYSQTKKVLYISLTVFRELQGKTVGPGVISCQFDFMLPPDIPPTFKDSIARVRYKIKLSSKNVSKMMSTQMTNFIVEDRLNLNHIEEYMIPMVYELEKTFGKSGKFSMTFKTYRAFAPTQQIPFEAILNNERRVKVNKITVTLIQKIVYNITSGSYNTDNIICKTKHSEIISKAREIFVLSMDIPQIISSTTNQSEPMVDISYVLQVKVNFRFHLPIHIDIPVIVASIPVTHGIFFK, translated from the exons ATGGTGTGGGATACTTGTAGCATAGTTTTGCACGGTGGCTCTAATGGATCTTACTTTACGAATGAGATTGTCACAGGTTCTGTGGTTTTAGAGTTGAAGCGAGAGCGTAAGTTAGAAC AAATGTTTTTGAACATTAGTGGAAAAGCTAAAGCAATGTGGACAAGGCCTTTAGCAACAGCACCAtatgtacaattttattctcaaacaaaaaaagttctTTACATCTCCCTTACAGTTTTTAGAGAACTACAAG gaAAAACTGTTGGACCTGGTGTAATTAGTTGCCAGTTTGATTTTATGCTACCACCTGATATACCACCAACTTTTAAAGACTCGATCGCTAGAGtacgttacaaaataaaattaagcagtAAGAATGTCAGTAAAATGATGTCAACCCAAATGACTAATTTTATTGTGGAAGATCGTCTTAATCTAAATCATATCGAGGAGTATATG aTACCAATGGTTTATGAGTTGGAAAAAACTTTTGGAAAATCTGGAAAATTTTCAATGACTTTCAAAACTTATAGAGCATTCGCACCCACACAGCAAATACCATTTGAAGCTATACTAAATAATGAGAGAAGagtaaaagttaataaaattaccgTAACTCTCATTCAA AAAATAGTTTACAACATTACTTCAGGGTCCTACAATAcggataatattatttgtaaaacaaaacatagtgaaataataaGTAAAGCTAGAGAAATTTTTGTGCTTAGCATGGATATTCCTCAAATAATATCTTCTACAACCAATCAAAGTGAACCTATGGTTGATATTTCGTATGTATTACAA GTAAAAGTTAACTTTCGATTTCATCTGCCCATTCATATTGATATACCAGTAATAGTTGCGTCTATTCCAGTTACTCACggtattttctttaaataa
- the LOC112044685 gene encoding uncharacterized protein LOC112044685 isoform X3 encodes MVWDTCSIVLHGGSNGSYFTNEIVTGSVVLELKRERKLEQMFLNISGKAKAMWTRPLATAPYVQFYSQTKKVLYISLTVFRELQGKTVGPGVISCQFDFMLPPDIPPTFKDSIARVRYKIKLSSKNVSKMMSTQMTNFIVEDRLNLNHIEEYMKIVYNITSGSYNTDNIICKTKHSEIISKAREIFVLSMDIPQIISSTTNQSEPMVDISYVLQVKVNFRFHLPIHIDIPVIVASIPVTHGIFFK; translated from the exons ATGGTGTGGGATACTTGTAGCATAGTTTTGCACGGTGGCTCTAATGGATCTTACTTTACGAATGAGATTGTCACAGGTTCTGTGGTTTTAGAGTTGAAGCGAGAGCGTAAGTTAGAAC AAATGTTTTTGAACATTAGTGGAAAAGCTAAAGCAATGTGGACAAGGCCTTTAGCAACAGCACCAtatgtacaattttattctcaaacaaaaaaagttctTTACATCTCCCTTACAGTTTTTAGAGAACTACAAG gaAAAACTGTTGGACCTGGTGTAATTAGTTGCCAGTTTGATTTTATGCTACCACCTGATATACCACCAACTTTTAAAGACTCGATCGCTAGAGtacgttacaaaataaaattaagcagtAAGAATGTCAGTAAAATGATGTCAACCCAAATGACTAATTTTATTGTGGAAGATCGTCTTAATCTAAATCATATCGAGGAGTATATG AAAATAGTTTACAACATTACTTCAGGGTCCTACAATAcggataatattatttgtaaaacaaaacatagtgaaataataaGTAAAGCTAGAGAAATTTTTGTGCTTAGCATGGATATTCCTCAAATAATATCTTCTACAACCAATCAAAGTGAACCTATGGTTGATATTTCGTATGTATTACAA GTAAAAGTTAACTTTCGATTTCATCTGCCCATTCATATTGATATACCAGTAATAGTTGCGTCTATTCCAGTTACTCACggtattttctttaaataa
- the LOC112044685 gene encoding uncharacterized protein LOC112044685 isoform X2, producing the protein MFLNISGKAKAMWTRPLATAPYVQFYSQTKKVLYISLTVFRELQGKTVGPGVISCQFDFMLPPDIPPTFKDSIARVRYKIKLSSKNVSKMMSTQMTNFIVEDRLNLNHIEEYMIPMVYELEKTFGKSGKFSMTFKTYRAFAPTQQIPFEAILNNERRVKVNKITVTLIQKIVYNITSGSYNTDNIICKTKHSEIISKAREIFVLSMDIPQIISSTTNQSEPMVDISYVLQVKVNFRFHLPIHIDIPVIVASIPVTHGIFFK; encoded by the exons ATGTTTTTGAACATTAGTGGAAAAGCTAAAGCAATGTGGACAAGGCCTTTAGCAACAGCACCAtatgtacaattttattctcaaacaaaaaaagttctTTACATCTCCCTTACAGTTTTTAGAGAACTACAAG gaAAAACTGTTGGACCTGGTGTAATTAGTTGCCAGTTTGATTTTATGCTACCACCTGATATACCACCAACTTTTAAAGACTCGATCGCTAGAGtacgttacaaaataaaattaagcagtAAGAATGTCAGTAAAATGATGTCAACCCAAATGACTAATTTTATTGTGGAAGATCGTCTTAATCTAAATCATATCGAGGAGTATATG aTACCAATGGTTTATGAGTTGGAAAAAACTTTTGGAAAATCTGGAAAATTTTCAATGACTTTCAAAACTTATAGAGCATTCGCACCCACACAGCAAATACCATTTGAAGCTATACTAAATAATGAGAGAAGagtaaaagttaataaaattaccgTAACTCTCATTCAA AAAATAGTTTACAACATTACTTCAGGGTCCTACAATAcggataatattatttgtaaaacaaaacatagtgaaataataaGTAAAGCTAGAGAAATTTTTGTGCTTAGCATGGATATTCCTCAAATAATATCTTCTACAACCAATCAAAGTGAACCTATGGTTGATATTTCGTATGTATTACAA GTAAAAGTTAACTTTCGATTTCATCTGCCCATTCATATTGATATACCAGTAATAGTTGCGTCTATTCCAGTTACTCACggtattttctttaaataa